A genome region from Psychrobacter jeotgali includes the following:
- the carA gene encoding glutamine-hydrolyzing carbamoyl-phosphate synthase small subunit codes for MNSSTELQAILALADGTIFRGVSIGSKGHRVGEVVFNTAMTGYQEILTDPSYARQLVTLTYPHIGNTGTNAEDAESGNIDFKHQVWAEGLIIRDATLVTSNFRNSESLADYLQRNETVAIADIDTRQLTRLLRDKGAQNGCIMTASNGQTITQEDEQQAVKLAQEFAGIEGMDLAKECCHPDGFEWTAGTWELSDTLLNRDAPGSHDSGTGGFYKQLGTHIEHKYNVVAYDFGTKTNILRMLVDIGAHVTVVPAQTPIKEVLAMNPDGIFLSNGPGDPAACDYAIDSVRHIIEETDIPTFGICLGHQLVGLASGADTIKMKTGHHGANHPVQDLATGKVMITSQNHGFAIDEDTLPDNVKSTHRSLFDGTNQGIELTNKAVFSFQGHPEASPGPHDAALLFDKFAEMMEKAKAAQA; via the coding sequence TTGAATTCATCGACAGAACTACAAGCCATTTTAGCACTAGCAGACGGTACCATCTTTCGCGGTGTAAGTATCGGTAGCAAAGGCCACCGTGTCGGTGAGGTGGTGTTTAATACTGCCATGACAGGTTATCAAGAGATCCTAACCGACCCAAGTTATGCGCGCCAATTGGTCACCTTAACCTACCCGCATATCGGCAATACCGGCACCAATGCTGAGGATGCAGAGTCCGGTAACATCGACTTTAAACACCAAGTTTGGGCGGAAGGCCTTATCATTCGTGATGCCACACTGGTTACCTCCAACTTCCGTAATTCTGAATCACTCGCCGACTATCTACAGCGTAACGAAACCGTCGCCATTGCCGATATTGATACCCGCCAGCTGACTCGCCTATTACGGGATAAGGGCGCACAAAATGGCTGTATCATGACCGCTTCAAACGGTCAAACCATCACCCAAGAAGACGAACAACAAGCGGTCAAATTAGCGCAAGAGTTTGCCGGTATTGAGGGCATGGACTTAGCAAAAGAATGCTGCCATCCTGACGGTTTTGAATGGACAGCGGGTACGTGGGAGTTGTCTGACACCTTACTCAACCGTGATGCCCCGGGTAGCCATGACAGCGGTACGGGCGGTTTTTATAAGCAGCTCGGCACCCATATCGAACACAAATATAATGTAGTTGCCTACGACTTTGGCACCAAAACCAATATCCTGCGTATGCTGGTCGATATTGGCGCTCATGTCACCGTTGTGCCTGCACAGACGCCTATTAAAGAAGTATTGGCGATGAATCCAGATGGTATCTTTCTATCTAATGGTCCGGGCGATCCGGCGGCTTGCGATTACGCTATCGACAGCGTGCGCCATATCATTGAAGAGACCGACATTCCCACCTTTGGTATTTGCCTCGGTCATCAGCTGGTCGGGCTTGCCAGCGGTGCTGATACTATTAAAATGAAAACCGGACATCACGGTGCCAACCATCCAGTACAAGACTTGGCGACAGGCAAGGTGATGATTACCAGTCAAAACCATGGTTTCGCTATCGATGAAGATACCTTACCGGATAATGTGAAATCTACCCATCGCTCGCTATTTGATGGCACTAACCAAGGGATTGAGCTGACCAATAAGGCGGTGTTTAGCTTCCAAGGTCATCCAGAAGCCAGTCCTGGTCCGCATGATGCCGCACTACTTTTCGATAAGTTTGCGGAGATGATGGAAAAGGCTAAAGCGGCGCAAGCTTGA
- a CDS encoding phosphatase PAP2 family protein yields the protein MMRTQAYAPLILLSGSLIFASPTYAGSNSGIETAGDIVAIAIPAIAYGSTYYMNDKEGRQQFYYAFGTNVASTLALKSVVDKNRPDDSDDDSYPSGHTSVAFQGASFIHKRYGWEYSIPAYIGAGFVGYSRIESDKHDAGDVFAGALLGIASSMYLTKSYDDQLHIATTLSPEYSGLSINYQF from the coding sequence ATGATGCGCACCCAAGCTTATGCACCCTTAATACTGCTATCGGGCAGCTTGATATTTGCCAGTCCTACTTACGCCGGTAGCAATTCTGGTATTGAGACCGCAGGGGATATTGTCGCCATTGCTATTCCTGCTATAGCTTACGGTAGCACTTATTATATGAATGATAAAGAAGGGCGTCAGCAGTTTTATTATGCTTTCGGCACCAATGTGGCGAGTACCTTAGCGCTAAAATCAGTAGTCGATAAAAACCGACCTGATGATAGTGACGATGACTCTTACCCATCTGGACATACCTCAGTCGCCTTTCAGGGTGCCAGCTTCATCCATAAACGCTACGGATGGGAGTATAGTATTCCGGCTTATATAGGCGCAGGCTTTGTAGGCTACAGTAGAATAGAATCCGATAAGCACGATGCTGGCGACGTGTTCGCCGGGGCATTGCTCGGGATCGCCAGTAGCATGTATTTGACCAAAAGCTATGACGACCAATTGCATATAGCCACCACTTTATCACCTGAATACTCTGGTTTATCGATAAATTATCAATTTTAA
- a CDS encoding gamma carbonic anhydrase family protein, giving the protein MIYKYLDKTPEFATPFNGWVADSARVIGDVYLGHKANVWFGAVIRGDNERIHIGDYTNVQENSVIHTDAGIEVNIGNHVTIGHLAMLHGCEIGNNSLIGIGAVVLNNAKIGKNCIIGAKALVTEGKEIPDNSLVMGAPAKVVKTLTDEQAAMLTLSALHYAERCQNFKTGLTEIEQPE; this is encoded by the coding sequence ATGATTTATAAATATTTGGATAAAACTCCTGAATTTGCCACGCCTTTCAATGGCTGGGTTGCCGATAGCGCACGGGTGATTGGCGATGTTTATTTAGGTCACAAAGCCAACGTTTGGTTTGGGGCGGTGATACGTGGCGACAATGAGCGCATCCATATTGGTGATTATACCAACGTGCAAGAGAACAGCGTGATTCATACTGATGCAGGTATTGAAGTCAATATCGGCAATCACGTTACTATTGGTCATTTGGCAATGCTGCACGGCTGTGAGATTGGTAATAATAGCCTGATTGGTATCGGTGCCGTGGTGCTCAATAATGCCAAAATCGGCAAAAACTGTATCATTGGTGCCAAAGCTTTGGTTACCGAAGGTAAAGAGATTCCGGATAATTCATTGGTCATGGGCGCACCGGCAAAAGTGGTCAAAACCTTAACTGATGAGCAAGCAGCCATGCTTACCTTATCAGCACTGCACTATGCAGAGCGTTGCCAAAATTTTAAAACCGGTCTAACCGAGATCGAGCAACCTGAATAA
- a CDS encoding HAD family hydrolase, producing MSTSSSAANTLALFDLDHTLLDVDSDYLWGEYIVKHNLVDEAQYRTANQKFYQDYIEGTLDATEYNEFVAQFLSSLPMQRLIELREDYIKYEIEPHMRPKAITVLREHLDLGHEVVIISATNDFIVSAIAERFGIEEANILATPLEVKDDRYTGKLTDKPNFKEGKIYHLEKWVDKRKAEGVVFDKTYAYSDSKNDIPLLDWADVAVCVSPDDALHAHALAHRWAVEDWAI from the coding sequence ATGAGTACGTCGTCATCCGCAGCAAACACCTTAGCCCTATTTGATTTAGATCATACTTTACTCGATGTCGATAGCGACTATCTGTGGGGCGAGTACATCGTTAAGCACAACCTCGTTGACGAAGCCCAGTATCGCACTGCCAATCAAAAGTTTTATCAAGACTATATCGAAGGCACTCTTGATGCGACCGAGTATAATGAGTTTGTCGCTCAGTTTTTGAGCAGTTTGCCGATGCAGCGCCTTATTGAGTTACGTGAGGATTACATTAAGTACGAAATTGAACCACACATGCGCCCAAAGGCAATTACTGTGCTGCGTGAGCATTTGGATTTAGGTCATGAAGTGGTCATCATCTCTGCAACCAATGACTTTATCGTCTCCGCTATCGCTGAGCGCTTTGGTATCGAGGAAGCAAATATTTTGGCGACCCCGCTTGAGGTCAAAGACGATCGCTATACCGGTAAATTGACCGACAAACCCAACTTTAAAGAAGGTAAGATTTATCATCTTGAAAAATGGGTGGATAAGCGCAAGGCTGAAGGGGTAGTGTTTGACAAAACTTATGCGTATTCTGACTCCAAAAACGACATTCCGCTGCTCGATTGGGCGGATGTAGCGGTATGTGTATCGCCTGATGATGCTTTGCATGCGCATGCTTTAGCCCATCGCTGGGCGGTGGAAGATTGGGCGATTTAG
- the prfB gene encoding peptide chain release factor 2 (programmed frameshift), giving the protein MEINPYQEQIKDLTERGQDLRRYLDFDGKQERLEEVNLELENPELWNDPERATKISKEKSQLDGVIDVVVSLETTLEDAEAMLDLAVEADDEALLADVQAELESAEKRVADLEFRRMFDGEMDGNNCFLDIQSGSGGTEAQDWAEMLLRMYTRWAESHGFKVELIEISSGGVAGIKSATLAIKGDYAFGWLRTEIGVHRLVRKSPFDSNHGRHTSFAAVFVSPEIDDDVEIDINPADLRIDTYRSSGAGGQHVNTTDSAVRITHEPTGVVVACQNERSQHANKDTAMKMLRAKLYELEMQKRMEKQQAVEDNKSDIGWGSQIRSYVLDDGRIKDLRTGVETSNTGAVLDGDLDQFIEASLKAGL; this is encoded by the exons ATGGAAATCAATCCCTACCAAGAGCAAATCAAAGATCTCACCGAGCGTGGACAGGACCTACGGAGGTATCTT GACTTTGATGGCAAGCAAGAACGCTTAGAAGAAGTCAATTTAGAATTAGAGAATCCTGAGCTGTGGAATGATCCAGAGCGGGCAACCAAAATCAGTAAAGAAAAAAGCCAACTCGATGGCGTTATTGATGTGGTGGTCTCACTTGAGACCACTTTAGAAGATGCCGAGGCCATGCTGGATTTGGCAGTAGAAGCGGATGATGAGGCTTTACTTGCCGATGTGCAAGCCGAATTAGAGAGTGCTGAAAAACGGGTTGCCGATTTGGAATTTCGCCGGATGTTTGATGGTGAGATGGACGGCAATAATTGCTTTTTGGATATTCAGTCGGGTAGCGGCGGCACAGAAGCGCAAGATTGGGCGGAGATGCTGCTACGGATGTACACGCGCTGGGCAGAGTCGCACGGCTTTAAGGTTGAATTGATTGAGATATCCTCAGGCGGGGTGGCGGGTATTAAGTCGGCGACGCTGGCTATCAAGGGCGATTACGCCTTTGGTTGGTTACGTACTGAGATTGGCGTGCATCGGTTAGTGCGTAAGTCGCCCTTTGATAGTAATCATGGTCGTCATACCTCGTTTGCGGCGGTGTTTGTCTCGCCTGAGATTGACGATGATGTTGAGATTGATATCAATCCCGCTGATTTGCGTATCGATACTTATCGCTCATCGGGGGCAGGTGGTCAGCACGTTAACACTACCGATTCGGCAGTGCGTATCACTCATGAGCCGACTGGGGTGGTAGTTGCTTGTCAAAATGAGCGCAGTCAACATGCCAATAAAGACACGGCGATGAAGATGCTACGTGCCAAGCTCTATGAGCTTGAGATGCAAAAACGCATGGAGAAGCAGCAGGCGGTCGAAGATAATAAATCTGATATCGGTTGGGGCAGTCAAATCCGCTCCTACGTGCTCGATGACGGCCGTATTAAAGACTTGCGCACCGGCGTTGAGACCTCTAATACTGGTGCAGTGCTCGATGGCGATTTGGATCAATTTATTGAAGCCAGTCTAAAAGCTGGATTGTAA
- the ppnP gene encoding pyrimidine/purine nucleoside phosphorylase — protein MPSVNHYFDNKVTSIAFQTATKPATVGVMEIGEYEFGTSEFETMTVVSGALTVKLPDNDNWQKFNAGESFTIEANQKFQVKVEVESAYLCLYGK, from the coding sequence ATGCCAAGCGTCAACCACTATTTCGATAATAAAGTTACTTCTATCGCCTTTCAAACCGCTACCAAGCCTGCCACCGTTGGCGTAATGGAGATTGGTGAGTATGAATTTGGCACTAGTGAGTTTGAGACCATGACCGTAGTCAGTGGCGCATTAACGGTTAAGTTGCCAGACAACGATAACTGGCAAAAATTTAACGCTGGCGAGTCCTTTACCATCGAAGCCAATCAAAAGTTTCAGGTAAAAGTTGAGGTTGAGAGCGCTTATTTATGCCTTTATGGTAAGTAA
- a CDS encoding DNA topoisomerase IB — translation MAKTTEQQINDLRHDYERLAQRANLRYVSDDEPGFTRKRWGRGFTYKDANGKTVKDKALRKRFDALVIPPMWSQVWICRDDKGHLQSTGRDDKARKQYLYHPLWNSVRDKAKFDAMIGFAEALPDLRAQVEQDLAAESLSRANVLAAVVKLLETTLIRIGNSRYAKLNKSYGLSTLRSKHLSVTEDGLAFDFMGKSAKEHHIELQDERLIDIVQACSELPGYQIFKYLDENGDKQVVDSADINDYLRAHLCSNDCSDRLYSAKDFRTWMASVLAASYLYDELKTSGKEILASAADSRKRQQLVTDMVKEVAEELGNTPSVCRASYIHPVIIEKFLAGQFFEPYKQARRGRTKNYQSTDEKALLGFLKENKYQDLSLVV, via the coding sequence ATGGCTAAGACCACTGAGCAACAAATAAATGACCTGCGTCATGATTACGAGCGCCTAGCCCAGCGTGCCAATTTGCGTTATGTCAGCGACGATGAGCCCGGCTTTACTCGTAAGCGCTGGGGTCGTGGTTTTACTTACAAGGATGCTAACGGTAAAACGGTTAAGGATAAAGCGCTACGTAAGCGTTTTGATGCTTTGGTAATCCCGCCGATGTGGTCGCAGGTTTGGATATGCCGTGATGATAAAGGCCATCTGCAATCGACAGGGCGTGATGACAAAGCCCGTAAGCAGTACCTTTATCATCCGCTATGGAATAGCGTACGAGACAAGGCCAAGTTCGATGCTATGATTGGCTTTGCCGAAGCATTGCCGGATTTGCGCGCGCAAGTTGAGCAGGACTTAGCAGCAGAATCATTATCACGTGCCAATGTGCTGGCGGCGGTGGTTAAGTTGCTTGAAACTACCTTAATCCGCATTGGAAATAGCCGTTATGCCAAGCTCAACAAAAGCTATGGCTTGAGTACCCTGCGCAGTAAGCATTTAAGCGTGACAGAGGACGGCTTAGCTTTTGACTTTATGGGCAAAAGCGCCAAAGAGCATCATATTGAGCTGCAAGATGAGCGCTTGATTGACATCGTGCAAGCTTGCTCAGAGCTGCCCGGCTATCAGATATTTAAATACTTAGATGAAAATGGTGATAAGCAAGTGGTCGATAGCGCCGATATTAACGATTATTTGCGCGCGCATCTTTGTAGTAATGATTGTAGCGATAGATTATATAGCGCCAAAGACTTTCGGACTTGGATGGCAAGCGTCCTTGCAGCAAGTTATCTGTATGACGAGCTAAAAACTTCAGGTAAAGAGATATTAGCCAGCGCTGCTGATAGCCGTAAGCGTCAACAATTAGTCACAGATATGGTAAAAGAGGTGGCAGAGGAGCTAGGCAATACACCCAGCGTTTGCCGCGCCTCATACATTCATCCTGTCATTATTGAAAAGTTTTTAGCAGGGCAGTTTTTTGAGCCTTATAAACAAGCGCGTCGTGGCCGTACCAAAAACTATCAAAGTACCGATGAAAAGGCTTTGCTTGGCTTTTTGAAGGAAAATAAATATCAAGACTTATCTTTAGTGGTATAA